In a single window of the Flavobacterium ammoniigenes genome:
- a CDS encoding cysteine desulfurase family protein has product MKKVYLDNASTTAIRPEVIQEITRLMTEDYGNPSSTHSFGRNAKSVLELSRKSIAKQLNVVGSEIFFTSSGTEANNWILRSAVRDLGVKRIITTKIEHHAVLYPALALQKEFGIQVDFVNIKSDGNIDVTHLVELLSQNSKTLVSLMHVNNEVGVVLDLERIATICKERNALFHSDTVQSIGKTEIDLKALPIDFISASAHKFHGPKGIGFAFIRKNSGLQPLLLGGEQEKGMRGGTESVYQIAGMAKALEVAYAELDSERAYISELKEYCVSQLAQRFPNSKIIGSKNNFYNIINVVLPLSADKTGMLLFHLDMKGIAVSRGSACQSGSSNPSHVLAEILSPEELVQPSLRISFSHYNTKEEIDYLLEVLASV; this is encoded by the coding sequence ATGAAGAAAGTATATTTAGATAACGCATCAACCACTGCAATTCGTCCAGAAGTCATTCAAGAAATTACTCGGTTAATGACTGAAGATTATGGAAATCCTTCCTCAACTCATAGTTTTGGGCGTAATGCCAAAAGTGTTTTGGAACTTTCTCGTAAATCAATCGCCAAGCAGTTGAATGTGGTGGGTTCTGAAATATTTTTCACTTCTTCTGGTACCGAAGCGAATAACTGGATTCTGCGTTCTGCGGTTCGAGACCTAGGTGTAAAACGAATTATAACAACTAAAATTGAACATCATGCAGTTTTGTACCCAGCATTGGCGTTGCAAAAGGAATTCGGTATTCAGGTTGATTTTGTGAATATAAAATCAGATGGAAATATTGATGTGACGCATTTGGTTGAATTGCTTTCTCAAAATAGTAAAACATTAGTAAGTCTAATGCATGTCAATAACGAAGTTGGAGTGGTGTTGGACTTAGAGCGAATAGCTACTATTTGCAAAGAACGCAATGCGCTATTTCATTCGGATACGGTTCAATCCATTGGAAAAACAGAAATAGATTTAAAAGCGTTGCCAATTGATTTTATTTCAGCTAGTGCTCATAAATTTCATGGTCCCAAAGGAATTGGATTTGCTTTTATTCGAAAAAATTCCGGTCTTCAACCGTTGCTCTTAGGTGGCGAACAAGAAAAAGGAATGCGCGGCGGTACCGAGTCGGTCTACCAAATCGCCGGAATGGCAAAAGCCTTAGAAGTAGCTTATGCTGAATTAGATTCAGAAAGAGCTTATATTTCAGAACTAAAAGAATACTGCGTCAGTCAATTAGCGCAACGATTTCCCAATTCCAAAATAATTGGTTCCAAAAATAATTTCTACAATATAATTAATGTTGTTTTACCGCTTTCGGCCGACAAAACCGGAATGTTGTTATTTCACCTTGATATGAAAGGGATTGCGGTTTCTCGCGGTAGTGCCTGTCAATCTGGGAGTAGTAATCCGTCCCACGTTTTAGCTGAAATCCTTTCACCTGAAGAGTTGGTGCAGCCAAGCTTGCGTATTTCTTTCAGTCATTATAATACGAAGGAAGAGATTGATTATCTACTTGAGGTGTTAGCTTCTGTCTAG
- a CDS encoding AraC family transcriptional regulator — MKPVLENISNYLQDSSFYAYSYTTTSFDFKWHFHPEYELTFIVKGNGHRLIGNSHQEFSDNDFVLIGPNIPHTWVGKTKGKKVFEAIVIQFTSELVEKILGFKESKQMNALFESSNYGIAFNEDQPNEIKNILYDIINEKGIDKVLKLISLLNKLTHSKSSTISTTLYKYQINKKIETRINKVCLYLENNFSKKITLKEIADLVYMSESNFCKFFKKSTGNTFSDYLNELRINEVCKLLIHSDETIKNIAYNCGFESLSYFNRVFAIKKSTTPSKYKTHHSNKY, encoded by the coding sequence ATGAAGCCCGTTCTAGAAAACATTAGTAATTATCTTCAAGATTCAAGCTTCTATGCTTATTCCTATACAACTACATCTTTTGATTTTAAATGGCATTTTCACCCAGAATACGAACTTACTTTCATAGTTAAAGGTAATGGTCATCGTCTTATTGGAAATAGTCACCAAGAATTTTCAGATAATGATTTTGTTTTAATCGGACCCAATATCCCGCATACATGGGTTGGAAAAACAAAAGGTAAAAAAGTATTTGAAGCAATCGTTATCCAATTCACATCAGAATTAGTAGAAAAAATTCTTGGGTTTAAAGAGTCAAAGCAAATGAATGCCTTATTTGAATCATCCAATTATGGAATAGCATTTAACGAAGACCAACCAAATGAAATAAAAAACATATTATACGATATAATAAATGAAAAAGGAATTGATAAAGTATTAAAATTAATAAGTCTTCTAAATAAACTAACCCACAGTAAATCATCTACGATTTCAACAACTTTATATAAGTATCAGATTAACAAAAAAATTGAAACAAGAATAAACAAGGTTTGTCTTTATCTTGAAAATAACTTTTCAAAAAAAATAACCCTAAAAGAAATAGCTGACTTAGTGTATATGTCAGAGAGTAACTTTTGTAAATTTTTTAAAAAATCAACAGGAAATACATTTTCAGATTACTTGAATGAGTTAAGAATAAATGAAGTATGTAAACTTTTAATCCATTCAGATGAAACCATCAAAAACATAGCCTATAATTGTGGCTTTGAATCTTTAAGTTATTTTAATAGAGTATTTGCAATTAAAAAATCTACTACCCCATCCAAATATAAAACACATCACTCCAATAAGTATTAA